The sequence TAACGGCTTCGATCGCTTTGGTGCGTAGGTCATAACTGTAAGGCGCAGGCATGGGTGTATCTCAATGCTTCTCTCTCTAGAATAGCGTCCTAACGTGCGTGCGTAGGGCTATATTTTGTTTCCACTAACTGATACAGCCGCCGCCATAACAACTGGTTTAGACCAACCACAAATAAACACGCAAGGCAAAGTATTTAACCTTAGTGTCTCATTGATGCAGTTGATTACAATTGACCACGATTGTATTTCGCATTACTGTTATGGCTTATTCGTGGCGGTTTGATGACTTGGCCAGCTAGCATTCCCATAGCATTCTGGCCAACCAGACGCCAAAGAGTCTGGCATCTCAGTCGATCCTGGGCGTGAGTTCTGATGTCGAGATAGGTAATGTGCTGCGGTTATTCAGGGGTGTAAACGCCTGTCATATTCGACCTTGCCGTAATCCAGCTTTAGGATACGATCTGCTTGATCAAAGTAATGATCGTCATGGCTAATCACTACGACTGCTTTACCTTGCTGTTTCAAATCGGGTAGCAGCTGAGTGTAAAAGACTTTTTTGAACGCTGGATCTTGATCGGAAGCCCATTCATCAAAAACGAAAATCTCTCGCCCCTCCAAGTAGGCTGTTAGCAGCGCTAGACGCTTTCGTTGTCCTTGAGAAAGCGCCGTCGTAGAAAATGTGCCGTTACTGACCTTAACTTTATGGTCTAAGTGCAGTTGCTCCAGATAGACTTGAGCTTGGCGATCACAGTTGAAATCTTCGAATCCTAAAAGTCGATTGAACAAATAAAAATCTGAGAACACCACAGAGAATTGTTGGCGATACCAGTCACGATTGTCATTGGTAATTCGTTGACCATCAAACTCGATTGTTCCAGCTTCAGGGACGTACAGCCCAGTCAGGAGTTTCACCAGGGTTGACTTACCACTGCCATTGCCTCCGACAATAAATACTATCTCTCCAGGACATAAAGTTAGATCGAGCGGACCCAAAGTAAAATTGCTATCTTCTCGTTCGCCTCTGTAGGCATGAGAGATTCCTCTACATTGCAATGACTGCCAACTTGACTGATTACTGATTTTTGCTACTTGCTCTAGCTCGTTGGTTTGGGCGGCTAAGGACAGCCCTAAAGAATTGATTTTTTCTAGAGCAATGTTGGCTCGTAGTAGCTCAGGTATGGTGTTCAATAAGCCACGTATTGGCGTGAGCATGAAGAGCAGGGTGAAGACATACCCAGAGAGAACTGAACTGGGAACCGTAAACAGAAGCGGCGAGACGAACAGAATTACCCCAATCAAAACAAAAAGTGCAACCAGTCCCCAACTTCCACCAACGGCAAACAAATCTGTCGCAGTTATGCGATACTCTCGCGCTTTTTCTGCGGTTGTTCGCAA comes from Leptolyngbya sp. FACHB-261 and encodes:
- a CDS encoding cyclic peptide export ABC transporter is translated as MNLIRLLLSTSGSSVLLATFTGLLSGASSAGIIALINTALQGTSLPRAVLALSFLGLCLLMLISTAISQMCIGRVAEKIISDLRLLLTSRILACPLRHIEEIGIPRLLAALTQDIEVIANASIPISLLCVFVALLLGSFVYLSWLSLPLFVLTLVLMPLGIVSNQYLIYRGRHSLKSAREEQDNLFKHFRTATEGIKELKLNQQRRQAFLTEDLRTTAEKAREYRITATDLFAVGGSWGLVALFVLIGVILFVSPLLFTVPSSVLSGYVFTLLFMLTPIRGLLNTIPELLRANIALEKINSLGLSLAAQTNELEQVAKISNQSSWQSLQCRGISHAYRGEREDSNFTLGPLDLTLCPGEIVFIVGGNGSGKSTLVKLLTGLYVPEAGTIEFDGQRITNDNRDWYRQQFSVVFSDFYLFNRLLGFEDFNCDRQAQVYLEQLHLDHKVKVSNGTFSTTALSQGQRKRLALLTAYLEGREIFVFDEWASDQDPAFKKVFYTQLLPDLKQQGKAVVVISHDDHYFDQADRILKLDYGKVEYDRRLHP